Genomic window (Culex pipiens pallens isolate TS chromosome 3, TS_CPP_V2, whole genome shotgun sequence):
gaatttgggaattttggaatttgggaacttaaaatttaggaatttaggaatctagtgatttaggaatataggaattaattaattttgagaatttgggaatttaggaatttgggaattcaagaatttgggaatttgggaatttaggaatttaggaatttgggaatgaaggaatttgggaatgaaggaatttgggaatttaggaatttaggaatctagtaatttaggaatataggaatttgggaatttggaaattcagtaatttgggaatttgggaatttgggaatttaagaatttaggaatttaggaatctaggaatttaggaatttgggaatttgggaatttgtgaatttaggaatttgggaatttagaaatttaggaatttaggaatttgagaatttgggaattcaggaatttaggaataaaggaatttgggaatttaggaatttgggaatttaggaatttaggaatttagaaatgcaggaatttgggaatttaggaatttaggaataaaggaatttaggaataaaggaatttaggaatttaggaatttaggaatttaggaatttaggaatttaggaattaaggaataaaggaattaaggaatttaggaatttgggaatttggaaatttgtgaatttgggaatttaggaatttgggaatttgggaaattggatattttgaaatttaggaattaagaaatttagtaattaatgaatttaggaatttagggatataggaatttaggaatttgggaaataagaaatttgggaattaaggaatttatgaatttaggaatttgggaatttagcaatttagaaattaaggaatttaggaaatgaagaatttaggaattaaggaatctagtaatttaggaatttaggaattaaattagggaatttaggaatttaggaaatttggaattcttgaatttaggaaatttggaagtcttaaatttttgaatttatgaatttttgaatttatgaatttttgaatttatgaatctttgaatttatgaattttttaatttttgaagttatgaattttaaaatttttgaattttaaaattttagaatttaagaatttaagaattttagaattttagaattttagaattttagaattttaagaattttaagaattttagaattttagaattttagaattttagaattttagaattttagaattttagaattttagaattttagaattttagaattttagaattttagaattttagaattttagaatttaagaatttaagaattttagaattttaaaattttagaattttagaattttagaattttagaattttagaattttagaattttagaattttagaattttagaattttagaattttagaattttagaattttagaattttagaattttagaattttagaattttagaattttagaattttagaattttagaattttagaattttagaattttagaatttagaattttagaattttagaattttagaattttagaattttagaattttagaattttagaattttagaattttagaattttagaattttagaattttagaattttagaattttagaattttagaatttagaattttagaattttagaattttagaattttagaattttagaattttagaattttagaattttagaattttagaattttagaattttagaattttagaattttagaattttagaattttagaattttagaattttagaattttagaattttagaattttataattttataattttataattttagaattttagaattttagaattttagaattttagaattttagaattttagaattttagaattttagaattttagaattttagaattttagaattttagaattttagaattttagaattttagaattttagaattttagaattttagaattttagaattttagaattttagaattttagaattttagaattttagaattttagaattttagaattttagaattttagaattttagaattttagaattttagaattttagaattttagaattttagaattttagaattttagaattttagaattttagaattttagaattttggaatttagaattttagaattttagaattttagaattttagaattttagaattttagaattttagaattttagaattttagaattttagaattttagaattttagaattttagaattttagaattttagaattttagaattttagaattttagaattttagaattttagaattttagaattttagaattttagaattttagaattttagaattttagaattttagaattttagaattttagaattttagaattttagaatttaagaattttagaattttagaattttagaattttagaattttagaattttagagttttagaattttagaattttagaattttagaattttagaattttagaattttagaattttagaattttagaattttagaattttagaattttagaattttagaattttagaattttagaattttagaattttagaattttagaattttagaattttaagaattttaagaattttagaattttagaattttagaattttagaattttagaattttagaattttagaattttagaattttagaattttagtatttaagaatttaagaattttagaattttagaattttagaattttagaatttcagaattttagaattttagaattttagaatttaagaattttagaattttagaattttagaattagagaattttggaattttaaaattttagaattttagaattttggaattttagaattttagaatttaagaattttagaatttaaaaatttaagaattttagaattttagaattttagaattttagaattttagaatttaagaattttagaattttagaattttagaattttagaattttagaattttagaattttagaattttagaattttagaattttagaattttagaacttaagaatttctgaattttagaatatttctaatattgaatttgagaattttaaaattttagaatgtttgaaTTAAACAATTTTAGGATTTcagtatattaaaatttttgaatagtggtattttagaattttactattttagaatttcagaaattctgaattttagaatttcagaagtttagaattttaaagtttcagaATTATATAATTCTTGAGgctataattttagaattcgagaattttaaattttttgagtaattgaaatttacaattttagaatttaagaattttaaaattgtaaatttttagaatCGTGGTATTTTAGAATTGTGGTATTTTAGAATTCagaattttactattttagaGTTTCagaaattcataattttagaatttgagaatttaagaatcatataattttgaagtttataagATTtgcatttgagaattttaaattttagaatgttcGAATTTCACAGttttacaatttcaaaatttcagaaattaacaattttagaatttcagaattttaaaatgtcagcatttcaaaatttcaggattttagaatttttgaactatatttttttaagtttattattTCAGAATCAGTGCGAATGCACGAATGTCGActgttttagaatttcaaaaatttaaaatttttaatttcagaattttataatttttgaattaatattttgaaattttaaaattataagcttcaaaaataatagtttataattttagaatttgagatttttaaattttagcatgttagaatttcagaattttacaattttataatttcaaaattttacaatttactaattaaagatttttgaaattttagaattttagagttttagattttcagaaatttaaaattttggagtgttagagttttagaatttttaaatatcagaattttggaattttttaataatagaaATGTTAGAACtgtagattttttaatattttttttaaacttcctaattctagagtttaagatttttaggttttgaaattttagtttttgttttagaatatttggaacatagaatatttgaatataaaattttgaaattttagatttgaaaatttaagaaattttaaaatttttgaattaaaaaactttaGAGTTCTAGAATTAAAGATTTTTAGGATTAGATAATTtcagtgttttaaaatttgttgtttgtgtttgtgttgtttaaaaaaatgttagtattatcgaattttagaaatttggaatctaagaatttcaaattttggaaggttagaatttaaaattataaaactttagaatatttgaataaaaaaattataaacttcagaattctagaattttggtttaggtttagaaaatttcattgctttggaattaaagaatttttggaAGTAAAgaattcaaaactcaaaattaagAAACTTTAGAATTGTAGAGTTTtcgattgtttattttttaaaaattcaattttgaaattggagaatttttataatttaaaaactttaaaatgttagaattAATAACTTTATTACTATTGGATTTCAAACTTGAAAGTTccaaatcattagttttctagAATTATAGATTTTTAGGTTTTGAATGTTTCAGTGTttggaatttcagaaattttgatatttttgcattttgaatttaaaattttggaaagttaGAATTAAAATGTCcagaattggaaaaaaatagaatttgagatttttaggttataagaatgttAGTAttcgaattttagaaattttaaattatagaaTTTCATAAGTTCACAATTTTAGGATTCAAGaataattctagaattttaggaatGTACAATTTATGAACTTTAGTATATAAGAATTTGCGATTTTCaggttttaggaattttagagatttggaattatagagtttttgaaattagaattgaagaattttggaTTAGAGTTTTGTGGTGGTAGAGTGTAGcaaagtgtgtgtgtggatATTCAGCGCCTTCTGCACGACCGACCGAAGCTTGACCAAGATGTACGGATGATGTTGATGTTGGCCGGGCCGCTTTCCTTGCCGAGGTGGCTGAAGATCCAGTGGAAAAGGTCGGCGTCGCAGTCTGTGGTGGAATAAAGGTCGATTAGATCGATTGATTATGAATTTTGGGattgaggaggaggaggaggaggaggaggaggaggaggaggaggaggaggaggaggaggaggaggaggaggaggaggaggaggaggaggaggaggaggaggaggaggaggaggaggaggaggaggaggaggaggaggaggaggaggaggaggaggaggaggaggaggaggaggaggaggaggaggaggaggaggaggaggaggaggaggaggaggaggaggaggaggaggaggaggaggaggaggaggaggaggaggaggaggaggaggaggaggaggaggaggaggaggagtaggaggaggaggaggaggaggaggaggaggaggaggaggaggaggacgcacCTTTTTGGCCACAGGCGGGAGTgctgagctgctgctgctgtgaggAGGGCGTTGGCGAGATGAGGCTACGTTTGTAGATGGTCCCCAAGGTTCCGTTCCACTCGGCGCTGGCCGTTCAGTTGGGTGAAGAGGTGCTGACCAGGTTGGAGGAGCTGACCGGCGAGGTCTGCTGGACGGCGTTCGGGTTCTCCACGGACGGAACAGGGAAGTGCCGCAACGCCGACCGGAGGTTTGTTCTCCGTTTGCTCGCCGCCGACGTACTTGTTCTGCTTCTCGATCTCCTTGCGCTTCGACTAGGTGATGCACTCGGACATGGCAAACGACTGCTTGAAAACCGCCGACGAGATGACGCTCCGCGTGTCGTCCCCAAATTCGCTCGGTGGTTCCTCCCCAGCAGGCGTTACCGGAGGAACCTTCGGAGTTCCAGCCTTGCCCCGCTCCCTCCCACAAACGGATTCTGATCGTCCAACAGTGGCAACTAAATCCCAAAGATCTCCCGGAACAACTCCCGGTGCGACGGGCTGAACCGGAACCGCGAGTCAATCACGGCTTGATCCTCTTAGATGCTGAACTTGCAGTCCTACCGTTCGCCAtcgtgcaaaaaaagtttctcGGCCGTTCGTCCATCTGCGTCGTCTTGCTGCTGATCTTGTCCGAGAACCCGGAGCTGATTGTTTCCGCCTCGGAAAAGTCCATCGGCGTGCGCAGCTCAATCTTCCGCCGCGTCGTGCCCCGTTGTTGCTCTGGCCGTCTTCTTGCTGTTGCGCCCACCCTGCTGTTGATCCGACGACTGCTGCGTCTGGCCTTGgccttgctgctgctgcggcggcGGGGTCACTCCGGTCCCGGTGGAGGTGGAGGACGCCTTGCcgatttcgacaaaaaaaaacacaaactgcCACGATCGCTCGGTTGACGTTTTGATTTATTTAGGCTGCGTTTTGACAGTTGTTACGCTCGGGGGAATCGTAGGGGACGGTTGCCAATTTTGagaacaaaatgtttcaaaatcgaagagaatgttgtcgattttgaaaacattgtcgATCAAATCGAAAACAATCGTTGTTTTCGATTTTATCGCAACTTGTTTTCGGTTATGCGGaccggatttctatccgtgtaattGCCCAACCAAATATGTTTGAAGAATCTTTATTAATGCATTGCACtttaatttttatctttttagctAGAGTAtcatcaaacaaacaaaacagggATACAGACTGCATACAAGTAGTTGTTCAAGGGGAAATTTCGCCAACTGtttcaataacaaaataaaCTTAGAAAATATGAGTAATAGTCTTattcacaaattcaaaaaacttagaaaccttgagaataaaaaaacagagcaatgcaaataaattataatgaattctctattttttttaattcaagaattcgaaaacaaaaattaaaaacagtgtTGTGAATGAATGAtacaaaaaactatcatttgatgattcctgCAATCCTGCACCAAAATATCAGAAGgtatagcgaccgtcactatagcttgtgagttgTCTTCTGTTATCTCGTATTGCCAGCAATAGCATTATCTTTCTATCGCTCACGCACAATTGCCGaaaattcttttgttttctcagGAAACGGCAATGAAAGAAcgcgaaatttttattttgtgacgGCTTTTGTGGCTACGCTACGCATTTAcggtaaatttgtttttaaactgagcattttaaaatctttgaattttaaaattttaatccaagggtgctgattgctcaaaattctttgtgtaaatataggtattcggtgccgtcgctccgtgccatactttcatacacttaggagcccagggcgacgaagtccttgtagataaaaaggaagacactagtggttggtactagcaatggtggccgacagctataaagtcaacttcgtttcgctGAATGCTCCAAAAAGACTAATTTCACTTACCGACAGCGCCTCAACACTGCCCTGACCGtatcctaccgtttgtcacatCCACACCAATCGTtactgaatactctctcttttGCTCTCCCTCTTTCCCTCGAATTGGCTAGTgcagcgaatggttcagagaggCTGATTGCGCTGTGTCAAAGCTGACTCAAAATAGTGTgcgttatcaaaaatattttacaatattaTTAATACCACAACATTGAAGACACATTAGACCTTGAATTTGACAGCAATTTCCACCttgtcaaattaaattttgggcttttttcaattcaattcagttttattggtgaataatcaaattACAATAAGTTAGCTTTACGTACATTACAGAGTTTTTGAGTTCATTACAGCTGTGTTTTGCATCATAGTTCGTTTCTGAGCAATTGGAAATGTTAAATAAGGCATAATCAAATGtaagaaaagttcaaaaaaacttacaaaattgcTAAGGAAAGGGATAGAGTGAGAAGGAAAGCTTAAATTTTGggcttttgaatttcaaatttttattcaacaatGTCTTGGTTTTACagctaccgtaaactggggtgacattgatagaaatttgatttggccacttattttgatacatccaatgtaacagtcacatttttgcatatatgttcgataataagctatcccttaatgcttacatactaaaaattctcaaaaatgtttagatattaatttgacgggcatttgaaaaacctatcaaagtcaacccgggctatcaaagtcaccccagtttaagGTAccgtaaaaaaactaaaatgttttatatatgggtcattcttcaccaactcacacagcacaGCAGTCAGCCCGCCTTTCTttgatttgtgtgaaactttgtcccaaggggttattttggtccttgatcacgaattttataactatttttgtattttcttcgataaaaaaatacgtttctgGATATTTgagcacgccatcaaatcaggcgtccaactttacataaaagtcccttgacactaaatttccaaatcaaCACCTTTTCGAACTgaaaattatcgaaaaacacGCATTTTTTCGAGtgttataaaattaaaagaGTAGTAACGCCCCTCTGTCACGAGGTTTTAAAAAAGACCTCGGAATCGTTATCAGGTACAAAAATTACCCTGTAAAacacagtttcacacaaatcgaagaggggtcagggcaaccaattttgtgtgagttggcagagaatgacccatatacagtcatcccacatattcggaacggtttacagatcggccaatgctcaaaaaatcatagcaaaacgataattgaacttaatgattcgcttttaccttcattagAAAGCTTTTCTTGAGATCTTTCGAATGATGTATcgaacaacaacaaattttaacttttatgtcaagtttgggtctcgtggcgcaggggtagcggcttcggctgccgatcccgatgatgccatgagacgcgggttcgattcccgccttatccactgagcttctatcggatggtgaagtaaaacgccggtcccggtttctccgtttctcctgtctcgtcagaggcgctggagcagaaatcccacgttagaggaaggccatgccccggggggcgtagtgccaatagtttcgttttttttcaagtttttgaagaaaaactttgacccttgaaatccacaaattcggaacacttttttcttacggatgtaaacaaactttggttctctccatgagtacataatttttacaaaataaatacttctcgcactgaaaccaacgatGTTTTATAattggtctgataacttttttttgtgaaaatatcggttaaattcaggtgttccacaattgtgggaggcacaataacatcccacaattatggaacaggcaatttggaggcagtgttttgctgctctggataaaatagtcttgaaatgaggttttttgttcaaaatgtaccaattttactagtgaaatagcaagagaatgtctaAATGAAGGTCCtgaaaatagtagggtcgacagaaaagctgcatttgccatgttattgataaattatcacaaaagtgttccgaatatgtgggatgactgtacctctTTATTAAATCTTCAATTCATACAACAAAACAAGTGTAACGGGCCATCATCAAATATGGCGATTAATTATGGCGAAAAAACATCCCGTTCCACGTTAACGATGATACTTTCCCGTTCCACCTTATCcggtgaaaattttaaacatttccgAAAATTAACGATTATTTGCATTTCTACTAcggaataaaatataaaaaaataatcactgtgTACAAAACTTTCACGAGAATACAGGGAAACTTGCAGTAGGCTCGAAAAAGcttaattttcttcaaatttagcCTGTTTTCGAAAGgtatattttttccatacaaaaacaaGCGCACTTTTGAACACTTCAAAACTACCGTTTTAATTACCTTTCCTCAGTAAATTGTTAATCCCTCGACGTGCTGCAGGCAGGAGAACCAGCTGACAACGACCAAACACAGCAAAACTCGCGATTTTCGCGAAAAGTAGCTTCGAAATACGCGAAGTGAAAATATTCCgcgagttttgttttgttttcaaacacTCTTAAACACAACCATTCGTTACACAAGTATTGGTAGTCATCACGAAAGTGGTTGCCAGAAATTTCAGTCAAGCACTTTATATGAAATTCACAAataacattttcttattttataatttgccACGTACTGatgtaaaatattgaaacaattaACTAATACATCTTTTTAATGATAAATTATAATTAACATTGGcataaaagcttaaaaataacGACATCAAATTCTGGCAATAAACAACAAACTATAAAACTTTGCCCTGTTTGGCCACACTTTTCGCTGACGCTCAATGTTGTGACAGTTGAGATTTTCACTGTCGATCTGTCAGTTTCCTTCGCCGTTCGGAGAAAACAAAATCCTCCGAGCCAAGATTTGCAATCTTGCCGGATAAATGTCGGTTCAGAACGTTCCGGATTTGACCGACGAAGAGGACAAGCGGCCCCGACAGCCGACAAGTGGACGAGTCTTCAACTCACGGCAAGTGAAAAGGTTTCGCTGGGTGGCAGTCAGATCAAGCCTTTCTGGATGCGGCCATAAAGGTAGGGACGTCCGCCAACCAGCAGCAGAAGATCTACGGTTTGCTGCCCTCAACTCACGGCAAATGAAAAGCTTATGCCGGGTGCCAGCCAGAACAGAACGGATGTAGCCAGTGAGGAATACAACACGTCGAGCACCATTCCGTAGATCTTGAGCTGCTTCTCGGTGGATCGTTCTCCTTGCTGGCCACATCCGGGTCGGTTTGATCTAGCTGCCATCCGACGCTCGGTTGTCTTGAGTTGATGAGGGAGAGGGGGGATGTTCAACCCGTGGATTTTGAGCTGCGGCTCGGCGAATTACCCTCCTTGCTGGCCACATCTGGGACGGCCTGATCTCACTATTCGTGGTTGAGTGGGGTGCTAACTGGCTGCTGAGGGGACCAGACCGTAGATTGTCAGTTCTTGATGGCCGCATCCGAGAAAGGCTTGATGTGGCTGCCACCCGGTGGAAGCTTTTCACTTCCCGTGACTTGGTAAAATTCCTCCGAGCCAAGATCGCAATTTGGCCGGATGAATGCCAGTTCACACCGTCCCCGACGAAGAGGACAGGAAGCACCGACAGACGACAAGAGGACGAGCCTTCAACTCGAGGCAAGTGAAAAACTTCCGCCGGGTGGCAGCCACATCAAGCCTTTCTCGGATGCGGCCATCAAGGATTGACAATCTACGGTCTGGTCCCCTCAACTCACGGCAAATGAGAAGCTTGCGCCAGATGGCAGCCAGATAGCACCGAGCCGAGCAGCAGCTCTAAATCCACGGCTTGAACATCCTCCCTCTCCCTCATAAACTCACGACAACCGAAAAGCTTGCGTCGCAGCCAGATCAGGCCGACCCGGATGTGGCCAGCAAGGAGAACGATCCATCGAGAAGCAGCTCAAGATCTACGGACTGGCCCTCTCAAAATATGAAAAGGGAAAAATTTGCGCCGGATAGCGAGGAGTCGAAAATTTGTAAAGCGAGGAgtctgaaatttctaaaataatatCGAACAATGTGAAGTTGTTCATTTAACGATGCATCGCTGCGACATTAATGGGAAGATTACTAGAAATTTATTagttctaacttttttttccaaaattgttacTGTTTACTTTGCTAAATAAACAGAACATAACATCACTACTACATTTATACTCGATTGACGTGATGACTAATACATGTATATTTCAATGATCATCATCGTAACCAATACATTTACACCACACTAACACAAACGCCTCACGATGATGAGGCGTTTCACCTTAACAATAATAGAACAACAAACCCTCAACCTCAAAGGCGTTGATTCCTCCTTGCGGCCCGTCGCGATCCGGTCCTACCCTGGCGTGGCCGTCGCAGTCGATTGGCCCGCGCCCGGCGGCTCGTCCCAGGAGCCGTTCGTGACGAGCGCTGCCGTCCGCCGTTCATAAACTGCCGCAGTGGGCCGGGTCTCCAGGTGGGAAAGACCGACCCAACCCAGTCCCGGAACTGCGTCCGCTGGCCATTCATCCTGCTGGCCAGGGTGCGCTCGTTCGGAACCCGCCGCACCTTCTGTTCTACGATGTACTTGTCCCCGAACGGTCCGTC
Coding sequences:
- the LOC120415753 gene encoding uncharacterized protein LOC120415753, translating into MRRSVKMIWSRIGILAILLISLESFLCDQTPCDHRFKLSNCRNNELNYEVEMDGPFGDKYIVEQKVRRVPNERTLASRMNGQRTQFRDWVGSVFPTWRPGPLRQFMNGGRQRSSRTAPGTSRRARANRLRRPRQGRTGSRRAARRNQRL